In Nicotiana tabacum cultivar K326 chromosome 19, ASM71507v2, whole genome shotgun sequence, one DNA window encodes the following:
- the LOC107792213 gene encoding E3 ubiquitin-protein ligase ATL31-like has product MGNSRIKQNSSVSDNLLSVFLFSCLLVIIPKAAAQPQNNQSEFQYAKLNPPLAIIIIVLIAALFFMAAFSVYIRHCTQSSTSGSVRRALSMRRRAAAARGLEASVIETFPTFTYAEVKDHHIGKGALECAVCLNEFEDDETLRLIPKCDHVFHPECIDAWLQSHDTCPVCRANLSPQPGEPPAQVSELNQEGQQDPGTELQQQNDEVSIRIEGDEEQREPVQQQQEEGSVRSRVKRNLSFNVPNRVQKQEEGGSSKPGVKRNLSFNVPILSPRSFSMKPRIFSKFRSHSTGHSVVVPGENLDRYTLRLPEGIRKEVMNRALLNRAKSFGVALPRDGSSRKGYRTGTGEGSSRGARSNRRIDRSELEGYSDRWVFTIAPPFISRGASMKSPKVGAETGEGSTSGSVKNAVKLPSFKCLEPKGDETSLMSADSARPPV; this is encoded by the coding sequence ATGGGTAATTCTAGAATTAAGCAGAACTCGTCAGTTTCTGATAATCTGCTCTCTGTGTTCCTCTTCTCATGTCTATTAGTAATAATTCCCAAAGCAGCGGCACAGCCACAAAATAATCAAAGTGAGTTTCAATATGCAAAGCTCAATCCACCTTTGGCAATTATCATAATTGTTCTAATTGCAGCACTCTTTTTCATGGCCGCTTTCTCCGTTTACATCCGACACTGTACTCAGTCCTCTACTAGCGGTAGCGTTCGGCGAGCTCTGTCTATGCGTCGCCGTGCTGCTGCGGCGCGTGGACTTGAGGCATCGGTTATTGAGACTTTTCCGACCTTTACGTATGCTGAAGTGAAGGATCACCATATTGGTAAAGGAGCTTTGGAGTGTGCTGTTTGCTTAAACGAGTTTGAAGATGACGAAACGCTGCGTTTAATTCCTAAGTGTGATCACGTTTTTCACCCTGAATGTATTGATGCTTGGCTCCAGTCTCATGATACTTGCCCGGTTTGCCGGGCTAACCTCTCCCCTCAACCCGGTGAACCACCGGCCCAAGTTTCCGAGTTGAACCAAGAGGGCCAACAAGATCCGGGAACTGAGCTTCAACAGCAAAACGATGAAGTTTCGATACGCATAGAGGGTGACGAAGAACAACGAGAACCGGTTCAGCAGCAACAAGAGGAGGGTTCAGTTAGATCGAGAGTGAAGCGGAATTTGAGCTTCAACGTGCCGAACCGGGTTCAGAAGCAAGAAGAAGGGGGTTCTTCTAAACCGGGAGTAAAGAGAAACTTGAGTTTCAACGTGCCGATTCTTTCACCGAGATCATTTTCCATGAAGCCAAGGATATTTAGCAAGTTCAGGTCACATTCTACCGGCCACTCAGTAGTAGTACCGGGTGAGAATTTGGACCGGTACACTCTAAGGTTACCAGAGGGGATTCGGAAGGAGGTAATGAACCGGGCATTATTGAACCGGGCTAAGAGCTTTGGAGTTGCCTTACCAAGAGACGGAAGCTCAAGAAAAGGGTACAGAACCGGTACTGGAGAGGGAAGCAGCAGGGGTGCTAGGTCTAACAGACGTATCGATCGGTCCGAACTGGAAGGATATTCGGACCGGTGGGTTTTCACTATTGCACCACCATTCATTTCTAGAGGCGCATCAATGAAATCACCAAAAGTTGGAGCTGAAACTGGTGAGGGTTCCACCTCTGGAAGTGTGAAAAACGCCGTCAAATTACCGTCGTTTAAATGCTTGGAACCAAAAGGTGATGAAACCTCTTTGATGTCTGCTGACTCGGCTCGACCTCCGGTTTAG